A window of the Vigna angularis cultivar LongXiaoDou No.4 chromosome 3, ASM1680809v1, whole genome shotgun sequence genome harbors these coding sequences:
- the LOC108325650 gene encoding glycinol 4-dimethylallyltransferase: protein MAMAHLISSPNVSSLSTGANLWDRKLSFNSIYCEIGTLSSHGSKASKHNIKAQIQYNIPLRFQQSPFNYHYKSIEKGAIYEESNKSYVVKAVNLPSSESESEASNSNNIVDSVKNFVAALYQFIYPYAMYGRSSAAISASLVAVEKLSDISPLFFIGLLQALIPHLFMDLFVNGVNQVFDFEIDKINKPYLPLAAGKISFRSCAIIVALSAILGLGLNFMIGSPALIWNFVLSATLWTCYSANLPLLRWKQNPVLASLLMFVTWAYIFPITYFFHMQTFVLKRPLLFTRSLIVTMLFMSFYSTGIALAKDIPDVEGDIKHGVDTFAASLGQKRLFWISVVLYEMAFGVAFLAGASSSFPYLIKFVTCLGNVVLGSILWYQTKYVDVTNPASTRSFYSLNWKLMMGAHVLLPLIK, encoded by the exons ATGGCTATGGCACATCTAATATCTTCTCCTAACGTCTCTTCACTCTCAACTG GTGCAAATCTTTGGGACAGGAAACTCTCCTTCAACAGTATTTACTGTGAAA TTGGTACTTTAAGTTCACATGGATCAAAAGCTTCTAAGCACAATATAAAAGCTCAGATACAGTATAATATTCCTTTGAGGTTTCAACAATCACCTTTTAATTATCACTACAAAAGCATCGAAAAAGGAGCAATATATGAAGAAAGCAATAAAAGTTATGTTGTGAAAGCCGTCAATTTACCATCTTCTGAGTCAGAATCTGAAGCTTCCAACTCCAATAACATTGTCGACTCTGTCAAAAATTTCGTGGCCGCTTTGTACCAATTTATTTACCCTTACGCAATGTATGGTCGA TCATCAGCGGCAATTTCTGCGTCTCTCGTTGCAGTAGAAAAATTATCAGATATATCTCCGTTGTTTTTTATTGGTTTGTTACAG GCTTTGATACCTCACTTGTTTATGGATCTTTTTGTTAATGGCGTGAATCAAGTGTTTGATTTTGAAATAGATAAG ATAAACAAACCATATCTTCCATTGGCTGCTGGGAAAATATCCTTCAGAAGTTGTGCAATTATTGTTGCCTTATCTGCAATTTTG GGTTTAGGGCTTAACTTCATGATAGGTTCTCCTGCATTGATTTGGAACTTTGTGTTGTCCGCAACATTATGGACTTGCTATTCTGCCAAT TTGCCTTTATTACGATGGAAGCAAAATCCGGTGCTGGCATCATTACTCATGTTTGTTACTTGGGCATATATATTTCCAATTACATACTTCTTTCATATGCAG ACGTTTGTGTTGAAGAGGCCACTTCTGTTTACAAGATCTCTGATTGTTACTATGCTGTTCATGAGTTTCTACTCTACTGGTATAGCATTAGCCAAG GATATACCTGACGTAGAAGGAGATATAAAACATGGCGTTGATACTTTCGCAGCAAGTTTAGGCCAAAAAAGA CTATTTTGGATTTCTGTTGTCCTTTATGAAATGGCATTTGGAGTTGCCTTCTTGGCAGGAGCATCATCCTCTTTTCCCTACTTGATTAAATTTGTCACG TGTCTTGGAAATGTTGTTCTTGGTTCAATTCTGTGGTACCAGACCAAATACGTAGACGTGACAAATCCAGCTTCCACTAGATCCTTCTATTCATTGAACTGGAAG TTAATGATGGGAGCACACGTTCTCCttcctttaattaaataa